A stretch of the Planktothricoides raciborskii GIHE-MW2 genome encodes the following:
- a CDS encoding phage Gp37/Gp68 family protein, giving the protein MSSINTGIEWTDRTWNPTTGCTKISPGCTHCYAEALTKRFHTNFPNGFNVTLYPERLTEPLKWRKPSRIFVNSMSDLFHEDIPLYFIKEVFQVIEKTPWHIYQILTKRHQRLLELAPELTWHENIWMGVSVENQNYVQRVDYLRQVPANVRFLSCEPLLGPLDLDLTDIHWVIVGGESGNKHRPMESEWVENIRDRCQEAGVAFFFKQWGGRTPKANGRLLDDKIWDEMPEAWKKHRQRWKNVPVKSRQVEGNKSLTSVGR; this is encoded by the coding sequence ATGTCTAGCATTAATACCGGAATTGAATGGACCGATCGCACCTGGAACCCCACCACGGGATGTACTAAAATTAGTCCAGGTTGCACCCATTGTTATGCGGAAGCCCTGACAAAAAGGTTTCATACAAATTTCCCTAATGGGTTTAATGTAACTCTCTATCCAGAGCGGTTAACCGAACCCTTAAAGTGGCGCAAACCTAGTCGAATATTTGTTAATTCTATGAGCGATTTGTTTCACGAAGATATTCCTCTATATTTTATTAAAGAGGTGTTTCAAGTCATAGAAAAAACACCTTGGCATATTTATCAAATCTTAACTAAAAGACATCAGCGCTTACTAGAACTAGCCCCAGAGTTAACCTGGCATGAAAATATCTGGATGGGAGTATCTGTAGAGAATCAGAATTATGTGCAACGGGTGGATTATTTGCGACAAGTCCCGGCTAATGTGCGCTTTCTTTCCTGCGAACCACTCTTAGGGCCATTAGATTTAGATTTAACGGATATTCATTGGGTGATTGTGGGGGGTGAGTCGGGCAATAAACACCGACCAATGGAATCAGAATGGGTGGAAAATATCCGCGATCGATGTCAGGAAGCTGGGGTGGCATTTTTCTTTAAGCAGTGGGGCGGTAGAACTCCAAAAGCGAATGGCAGATTATTAGATGATAAAATTTGGGACGAAATGCCCGAAGCTTGGAAAAAACACCGTCAGCGTTGGAAAAACGTCCCGGTTAAATCTAGGCAAGTTGAGGGCAACAAATCCCTTACTTCGGTGGGAAGGTAA
- a CDS encoding three-Cys-motif partner protein TcmP: MSNSDFFNESREQSLVKAEIVAKYFWAWAKVIIPSAKKRNNNIAYVDLFSGPGRYKDGSQSTPLRILERAIVEPDMRQMLITIFNDIDSNNTQSLQEAIASLDGINTLTHKPRVLNKEVGEEIVQNLQQIRLVPTLFFIDPWGYKGLSLGLIGSVIKDWGCDCIFFFNYNRINMGLNNQAVKEHMNALFGEEKANTLRQYLEDKKPQERELMVVEELSESLQKIGGQYVLPFCFKNKTGNRTSHHLIFVSKHVRGYEIMKEIMAKESSSTEQGVPSFEYNPATQYHPLLFELSKPLDELEDMLLDKFAGKTMTMLEVYEQHHVGKRYIKTNYKEALKKLESQGKITVDPPASKRRKNKGQTTFADDVKVTFPPK, encoded by the coding sequence ATGAGCAATAGTGATTTTTTTAACGAGTCCAGAGAGCAGTCTTTAGTGAAAGCTGAAATTGTGGCTAAATATTTTTGGGCTTGGGCAAAAGTAATTATCCCTTCGGCAAAGAAAAGAAATAACAACATTGCATACGTTGATTTATTTTCTGGGCCGGGACGCTACAAAGATGGTTCTCAGTCTACACCATTACGGATTTTGGAACGGGCGATCGTCGAACCCGATATGCGACAAATGCTTATCACCATCTTTAATGATATTGATTCTAATAACACCCAATCTCTTCAGGAAGCGATCGCCTCACTAGATGGCATCAATACCTTAACGCATAAACCCAGAGTATTAAACAAAGAAGTAGGAGAAGAAATTGTTCAAAACTTGCAACAGATTCGCTTAGTTCCCACACTTTTTTTCATCGATCCTTGGGGTTACAAAGGCTTATCACTTGGATTAATTGGATCGGTGATTAAAGATTGGGGTTGCGATTGCATATTTTTCTTTAACTATAACCGAATTAATATGGGCTTGAATAATCAAGCTGTTAAAGAACACATGAACGCTCTATTTGGTGAAGAAAAAGCAAATACACTTCGACAATATCTAGAAGACAAAAAACCCCAAGAGCGGGAGTTAATGGTTGTAGAAGAACTGTCGGAATCCTTGCAAAAAATAGGAGGTCAATACGTTTTACCATTTTGCTTCAAAAACAAGACGGGAAATAGAACTAGCCATCACCTAATATTTGTATCTAAGCACGTCCGTGGCTACGAAATAATGAAAGAGATTATGGCAAAAGAAAGCTCTAGCACCGAACAAGGTGTTCCGTCTTTTGAATATAATCCAGCTACGCAATATCACCCTTTACTTTTTGAGTTGTCAAAACCCCTTGACGAATTGGAAGATATGTTGCTTGATAAATTTGCCGGTAAAACTATGACCATGCTTGAAGTTTATGAGCAACATCATGTTGGCAAACGCTACATCAAGACAAATTATAAAGAAGCTCTAAAAAAATTAGAATCTCAAGGTAAAATAACTGTAGACCCACCAGCTAGTAAACGCCGAAAAAATAAAGGTCAGACTACATTTGCCGATGATGTCAAAGTTACCTTCCCACCGAAGTAA
- a CDS encoding AAA family ATPase: MKINRIILENFRCFENEEFELSSPYTLIIGNNGKGKTAILDAIAVGISALLSEVSESGSLLFLKDNDVRLASYKKGRNIDIQPQYPASVSCEGIFAEQEITWTQSLVRSNLKVKIDKTIEDLSKKLKEIAFNGQTDLLPLIIYYGTDRLWIPNQNQTKENQDENNSVKESRTKGYENCFDTDLNITWLTDWLRKKEEKALKSARSDALEVVTSALADCMEDEDWQTITYDSMKNEVLAEAKDGRLLPLRLLSDGVRNMFAMVADMAYRAAMLNPHLGKNAAKETPGIVLIDEIDLHLHPSWQRGVVEALHRTFPNIQFIATTHSPFIIQSLRRELGKLISLDAQETIDYDKYDNQSITDIVKNVMGIEVPQQSDRDPKMKATAEEYIPYSDNPAYEAFLQRKKLVDGFDTEATK; encoded by the coding sequence ATGAAAATTAACCGAATCATACTTGAGAACTTTAGATGCTTTGAAAACGAGGAGTTTGAACTCTCATCGCCTTATACTTTAATTATTGGGAATAATGGTAAAGGGAAGACAGCGATTTTGGATGCGATCGCTGTTGGGATTAGTGCTTTACTATCAGAGGTTAGTGAATCAGGTTCTTTGCTTTTCTTAAAAGATAATGACGTGCGTCTCGCATCATATAAAAAAGGTAGAAACATTGACATTCAGCCTCAATATCCGGCTTCAGTAAGCTGTGAAGGAATTTTTGCAGAACAAGAAATTACCTGGACGCAATCTTTAGTCCGCAGCAATCTTAAGGTTAAGATAGATAAGACAATAGAAGATTTATCTAAAAAGCTGAAGGAAATCGCGTTTAATGGTCAAACTGACCTTTTACCTCTCATCATTTATTATGGAACAGATCGTCTCTGGATTCCCAACCAAAATCAAACAAAGGAAAATCAAGATGAGAATAATTCCGTAAAAGAATCCCGAACTAAAGGCTATGAGAATTGTTTCGATACTGACTTAAATATAACCTGGTTAACTGATTGGCTGAGAAAGAAAGAAGAAAAAGCCTTAAAATCAGCGCGGAGTGATGCACTAGAAGTCGTGACCAGTGCTCTTGCTGACTGTATGGAAGATGAAGACTGGCAGACGATTACTTATGATTCGATGAAAAATGAGGTTTTGGCTGAGGCAAAAGATGGGCGTTTACTGCCCCTGCGACTCCTGAGTGATGGGGTGCGGAATATGTTCGCAATGGTTGCGGATATGGCTTATCGGGCGGCCATGTTGAATCCTCACTTAGGCAAGAATGCGGCTAAAGAAACACCGGGCATTGTATTAATTGATGAAATTGATTTACACCTGCATCCTAGTTGGCAGCGCGGTGTGGTGGAAGCATTACATCGTACCTTCCCAAATATTCAGTTTATCGCTACTACTCATTCACCATTTATTATCCAGTCTCTCCGTCGTGAATTAGGAAAATTAATTAGTTTAGATGCTCAAGAAACAATCGATTATGATAAGTATGACAATCAATCCATTACAGATATTGTTAAAAATGTGATGGGTATTGAAGTACCGCAACAAAGCGATCGCGATCCAAAAATGAAGGCTACTGCGGAGGAATATATTCCATATAGCGACAATCCTGCTTATGAAGCATTTCTTCAACGGAAAAAACTCGTAGACGGTTTTGATACGGAGGCTACAAAATGA
- a CDS encoding DUF3134 family protein — protein sequence MRPVNKGDWPKDPKTNDSKVFTSDRKIEDNTYKEAKKDLICRLGPYCSYCETKLDISTSHVEHKLPKSLEKYYSLRGDWDNFLLACSPCNNAKSDKDIELDDVYWPDIDNTAWIFDYQFHQQKNGEEVVIIEVNSNLSQSQKEKAQITLELTGLNRYPGGPDEPRPADERYEHRTEAWNKAHRSLKLLQKLDDEEMRQDIVVQAKDKGFFSVWMTVFQDDPDMLERFMEEKAFPGTAREECFDEHGRPKPTISRPKSSTNVEPQPSYDSDIWDDEAESLLEEEEETSTEPEAETPQPDAEFLPVDDYFRSEENSRSLFTRLIDAFSGNRQDYIGDRDELLSLEDSELESEDFLSEESAESESPDEPETETEAIDSEPESEDFLSEESAESESPDEPETETEAIDSESESEDFLSEESAESESPDEPETETEAIDSEPESEDFLSEESVESESPDEPEAETEAIDSETESEDSLESAKSESPDEPETETEAIDSEPESEDFLSEESAKSESPDEPETETEAIDSEPESEDFLSEESAESESPDEPETETEAIDSESESEDFLSEESAESESPDEPETETEAIDSETKPEDSMETEAIDSEPEQPEATVNRQPQPTQTYSIPQQSPQYLETENDRKDKPVVNPSLTQTPRYQIADVIPLQYETSILDWLERSGRLMDRTSDNDENLLDSEEEIAELIENDGKYDDDDDDIMLDDD from the coding sequence ATGAGACCAGTTAATAAAGGTGATTGGCCAAAAGATCCTAAGACGAATGATTCTAAAGTGTTTACATCCGATCGCAAAATAGAGGATAATACTTACAAAGAGGCAAAGAAAGATCTGATTTGTAGATTAGGTCCTTATTGTTCTTATTGCGAAACCAAATTAGATATCTCTACTTCTCATGTAGAACATAAGTTACCAAAAAGCTTGGAGAAGTATTATTCATTAAGAGGGGATTGGGACAACTTTCTGCTTGCCTGTAGTCCTTGCAATAATGCTAAATCAGATAAAGACATAGAATTAGATGATGTTTATTGGCCTGATATCGATAATACAGCATGGATTTTTGATTATCAATTTCACCAACAAAAAAATGGAGAAGAAGTTGTAATTATCGAGGTTAATTCTAATCTTAGTCAGTCTCAAAAAGAAAAAGCGCAAATAACTTTGGAGTTAACTGGTCTAAATCGCTATCCGGGCGGTCCAGATGAACCTAGACCCGCAGATGAAAGATATGAACATCGCACAGAAGCTTGGAACAAGGCGCATCGGTCTCTAAAACTTTTGCAAAAATTAGATGACGAAGAAATGCGTCAAGATATTGTTGTTCAAGCAAAGGATAAAGGATTTTTTTCTGTGTGGATGACAGTATTTCAAGACGACCCGGATATGTTAGAGCGTTTTATGGAGGAGAAGGCTTTTCCCGGAACTGCGAGAGAGGAGTGTTTTGACGAACATGGCAGACCGAAGCCTACTATTAGTAGACCCAAGTCTTCCACTAATGTTGAACCTCAACCATCCTACGATTCTGATATATGGGATGATGAGGCAGAATCTCTATTGGAAGAAGAGGAAGAAACCTCAACAGAACCGGAGGCTGAAACACCACAACCTGATGCTGAATTTTTACCCGTGGATGATTATTTTAGATCGGAAGAAAACAGCAGATCGCTATTCACACGATTAATCGATGCTTTTTCAGGAAATCGTCAAGATTATATCGGCGATCGCGATGAATTACTGTCTTTAGAAGATTCGGAACTAGAATCAGAAGATTTTCTATCAGAAGAATCAGCAGAATCAGAATCCCCGGATGAACCGGAAACGGAAACTGAGGCGATCGATTCGGAACCAGAATCAGAAGATTTTCTATCAGAAGAATCAGCAGAATCAGAATCCCCGGATGAACCGGAAACGGAAACTGAGGCGATCGATTCGGAATCTGAATCAGAAGATTTTCTATCAGAAGAATCAGCAGAATCAGAATCCCCGGATGAACCGGAAACTGAAACTGAGGCGATCGATTCGGAACCAGAATCAGAAGATTTTCTATCAGAAGAATCAGTAGAATCAGAATCCCCGGATGAACCGGAAGCGGAAACTGAGGCGATCGATTCGGAAACTGAATCAGAAGATTCTTTAGAATCAGCAAAATCAGAATCCCCGGATGAACCGGAAACGGAAACTGAGGCGATCGATTCGGAACCAGAATCAGAAGATTTTCTATCAGAAGAATCAGCAAAATCAGAATCCCCGGATGAACCGGAAACGGAAACTGAGGCGATCGATTCGGAACCAGAATCAGAAGATTTTCTATCAGAAGAATCAGCAGAATCAGAATCCCCGGATGAACCGGAAACGGAAACTGAGGCGATCGATTCGGAATCTGAATCAGAAGATTTTCTATCAGAAGAATCAGCAGAATCAGAATCCCCAGATGAACCGGAAACGGAAACTGAGGCGATCGATTCGGAAACTAAACCAGAAGATTCTATGGAAACTGAGGCGATCGATTCGGAACCTGAACAACCTGAAGCAACTGTTAATCGTCAACCTCAACCAACACAGACTTATTCTATTCCGCAACAATCACCACAATATCTAGAAACAGAGAATGACCGAAAAGACAAACCTGTAGTCAACCCTTCCCTGACTCAAACACCGCGTTATCAAATCGCTGATGTGATTCCTTTACAATATGAAACTTCTATTTTAGATTGGTTGGAAAGAAGCGGTCGATTGATGGATAGAACCAGTGATAATGATGAAAATCTGCTGGACTCTGAGGAAGAAATTGCCGAACTGATTGAGAATGATGGCAAATATGATGATGATGATGACGACATCATGCTGGATGATGATTAA
- a CDS encoding YaaW family protein, with the protein MDELRTVLELATEEELQQLTDILFRPKFNPLDYVQTPNPLDIQSRDRAVWLDAIEQRFRFLAADGFTVIRGQTHHFSYRQALIQVCNYLNISYSEKLSTTDLEAEVFLHLMGRAWKQLPESEQKSLTLRIQRSLASSNFSQPLPLAVQKDPLGIFVKGGCALAVNSLIKPMLLQQIARQFAIQFAKYQIAKQALVRGGTIAATQLQNYVTLHMARRGMALTAGRYGAVRSVFAFLGPALWTWFLADLGWRAIATNYGRIIPTIFALAQIRLTRTECWELA; encoded by the coding sequence TTGGATGAACTAAGAACAGTGCTAGAGTTGGCGACAGAAGAAGAGTTACAACAATTGACCGATATTCTATTCCGCCCCAAGTTTAATCCCCTGGATTATGTGCAAACCCCAAACCCCCTGGACATTCAAAGCCGCGATCGCGCAGTTTGGTTGGATGCGATCGAGCAGCGATTTAGATTTTTGGCGGCGGATGGCTTTACGGTGATTAGGGGCCAAACCCATCATTTTAGTTATCGCCAAGCTTTAATTCAAGTTTGTAACTATTTAAACATTTCTTATTCCGAAAAACTTTCGACCACGGATTTAGAAGCGGAAGTTTTCCTACATTTAATGGGACGGGCATGGAAACAGTTACCGGAAAGCGAACAAAAGTCTTTAACCCTCAGAATTCAGCGATCGCTTGCCAGTAGTAACTTTTCTCAACCATTGCCTTTAGCAGTACAAAAAGATCCGTTGGGCATATTCGTTAAAGGCGGTTGCGCCTTGGCGGTAAATTCTTTAATTAAGCCCATGCTTTTGCAACAAATTGCCCGTCAATTTGCCATTCAATTTGCCAAATATCAAATTGCCAAACAAGCCCTAGTTCGCGGCGGAACCATCGCCGCAACTCAGTTGCAAAATTATGTAACTTTACACATGGCTCGCCGAGGAATGGCCTTAACTGCTGGACGTTATGGGGCAGTTCGGAGTGTGTTTGCGTTTTTAGGCCCCGCTTTATGGACTTGGTTTTTAGCGGATTTAGGTTGGCGGGCGATCGCCACTAATTATGGGCGAATTATCCCCACTATTTTTGCTTTAGCCCAAATTCGCCTGACCCGGACTGAATGTTGGGAACTGGCTTAA
- a CDS encoding FAD-dependent oxidoreductase: MFDVAVIGAGMAGLTCAQQLQQLGYQVVVLEKSRGVGGRVATRRLPETRADHGARFLKPNTDLLHQLVMVLSSHHIVQPWTDRLYQFNPDNGELVADANWCPYYIAPEGMNAVGKFLGTGLNICFSGRVEKIYPDRNNLIWQITLEATSELESTEVVARTLVMAIPAPQALTLLEPEATGVSSAVLDKVRSVEFDPCIAVMAGYPAARQKDLAQQNPVWRGLFFPPNDPLAWIAWDSSKRKGAKQPVFVLHSSAEFAENYLEATDLQPAGDRILDRAAECTIPWLNAPEWVQIHRWRYAFCRRPLPEEILIADSPLPLVCAGDWCGGNQIEGALRSGFEAARWINGQLQELPLPPLASFWHRIAG; encoded by the coding sequence ATGTTTGATGTCGCAGTGATTGGCGCGGGAATGGCGGGTTTAACCTGTGCCCAGCAGTTACAACAACTCGGATATCAGGTGGTGGTTCTAGAAAAATCTCGTGGGGTCGGTGGTCGAGTGGCGACTCGCCGATTACCAGAGACTCGCGCCGATCATGGGGCGCGGTTTCTCAAGCCAAACACTGATTTATTACATCAATTGGTGATGGTGTTATCAAGTCATCACATTGTGCAGCCTTGGACCGATCGCTTGTACCAATTTAATCCCGACAATGGGGAATTGGTCGCCGATGCTAATTGGTGTCCTTATTATATCGCCCCAGAAGGGATGAATGCTGTGGGGAAATTTCTGGGGACGGGCTTGAATATTTGCTTCAGCGGACGAGTAGAAAAGATTTATCCCGATAGAAATAATCTCATCTGGCAAATTACCCTGGAAGCGACATCAGAGTTAGAGTCAACGGAAGTAGTTGCGCGAACTCTGGTGATGGCCATTCCTGCGCCCCAAGCTTTGACGCTTTTGGAACCAGAAGCCACGGGAGTTTCTTCGGCAGTGCTTGACAAAGTGCGATCGGTGGAATTTGACCCTTGTATCGCGGTCATGGCTGGCTATCCCGCCGCCAGACAAAAAGATTTAGCCCAACAAAATCCGGTTTGGCGGGGTTTATTCTTTCCGCCAAATGACCCCCTCGCTTGGATCGCTTGGGATAGCAGCAAACGCAAGGGGGCAAAACAACCTGTATTTGTCCTGCATAGTAGCGCCGAATTTGCCGAAAATTATTTAGAGGCGACGGATTTACAACCGGCAGGCGATCGAATTTTAGACCGGGCGGCGGAATGCACAATTCCCTGGTTAAATGCCCCGGAATGGGTGCAGATTCACCGTTGGCGTTATGCTTTTTGTCGCCGTCCTTTACCGGAAGAAATCTTAATTGCCGATAGTCCGTTACCGTTAGTTTGTGCCGGTGATTGGTGTGGGGGAAATCAAATCGAAGGGGCGTTACGTTCTGGTTTTGAAGCTGCCCGGTGGATCAATGGACAATTGCAGGAACTTCCTCTGCCACCTTTGGCTAGTTTTTGGCATAGAATTGCCGGATAA
- a CDS encoding O-antigen ligase, with amino-acid sequence MKLLQPHPDPRLQRWWNIAQFGLLLLPMSPLLAGISLLFALGGTWKNYPQQIHQSKINQGFALLAALLVISATLAADKIAALLGLFNFLPFFAFFAAFTVLIQTPQQLRRMAWILLIGSIPVVIIGFGQLFWGWTGPVKLGLIIDWPIAPMGTPPGRMASVFAYANVLASYFLIPFILGLGLWIEETQALKQRQQIPTQQEMVRDPRDPRIVRVVNLNSTEDASQMWMRWLFLTLAILGNGIALILTNSRNGWAIALLALIAFALYQGWRWILGVVAAVVTAILGAAFGPNPIQGWLRAIVPAYFWARINDDLFPDRHIGTLRITQWKFAGNMTLEKPLTGWGLRSFPPLYEAQTQVYMGHPHNLFLMLSAETGIPATLLLSGIVAWVVAQGILLLRNWSIDSDSESKVIPFFQDRLIFFSYLITFIGCILFHVLDVPLFDSRINILGWLLLAAISGVVARSLREHQGNIKSFIHS; translated from the coding sequence ATGAAACTATTACAACCACATCCTGACCCCCGTTTGCAACGATGGTGGAACATAGCCCAATTCGGGTTACTTTTATTACCCATGAGTCCTTTACTCGCGGGGATTTCTCTATTATTCGCCCTAGGGGGAACTTGGAAAAACTACCCCCAACAAATCCACCAAAGCAAAATTAATCAAGGCTTCGCACTCTTAGCCGCACTCCTAGTCATCAGTGCGACTTTAGCGGCAGATAAAATCGCCGCATTGCTAGGCTTATTTAATTTTTTACCTTTCTTTGCCTTTTTTGCTGCCTTCACCGTACTAATTCAAACCCCGCAACAATTGCGACGCATGGCCTGGATTTTGTTAATTGGCTCAATTCCCGTAGTAATAATTGGCTTTGGTCAGCTATTTTGGGGCTGGACTGGCCCGGTAAAATTAGGGCTAATTATTGATTGGCCGATCGCACCAATGGGGACGCCCCCCGGTCGCATGGCTTCCGTATTTGCTTATGCCAATGTTTTAGCCAGTTACTTTTTAATTCCGTTTATTTTAGGACTCGGACTCTGGATTGAAGAAACCCAAGCCCTCAAACAGCGGCAGCAAATACCTACCCAACAAGAAATGGTCAGAGATCCCCGCGATCCCCGAATTGTCAGAGTGGTGAACTTGAACTCCACAGAAGACGCGAGTCAAATGTGGATGCGCTGGCTATTTTTAACCCTGGCAATATTGGGAAATGGCATTGCCCTGATTTTGACTAACTCGCGCAATGGTTGGGCGATCGCCCTCCTTGCCCTAATTGCCTTTGCCCTGTACCAAGGCTGGCGCTGGATCCTAGGCGTGGTCGCCGCCGTTGTCACCGCCATACTGGGTGCAGCCTTTGGCCCAAACCCAATCCAGGGATGGTTAAGGGCGATCGTCCCCGCTTACTTTTGGGCTAGAATCAACGACGACCTGTTTCCCGATCGCCACATAGGGACTTTACGCATCACTCAATGGAAATTTGCCGGAAACATGACCTTAGAAAAGCCCTTAACGGGCTGGGGATTACGCAGTTTTCCCCCACTCTACGAAGCCCAAACCCAAGTCTATATGGGACATCCCCACAACTTATTCTTAATGCTGTCTGCGGAAACCGGCATTCCCGCCACCTTATTATTATCTGGTATAGTTGCTTGGGTCGTAGCCCAAGGCATATTATTATTGCGTAATTGGTCGATCGATTCGGACAGCGAAAGTAAAGTAATTCCCTTTTTCCAAGATCGATTAATTTTCTTTAGTTACCTCATCACCTTTATCGGCTGTATCTTATTTCATGTATTAGATGTCCCTCTCTTTGACTCCCGGATTAACATTCTCGGTTGGCTATTATTGGCCGCAATTTCGGGAGTGGTAGCGCGATCGCTGAGAGAACATCAAGGGAACATCAAATCATTCATCCACTCATAA
- a CDS encoding AAA family ATPase — MKINRIILENFKCFENEEFELSAPYTLIIGANGKGKTAILDAIAVGISGLLSEVSEPDSLRSLKDRDVRLKSYKKGRNIDIQPQYPASVSCEGIFAEQEITWTQSLADTGNKPRTDKTIKTLSQNLNKMISNGQNSLLPLIVYYGTDRLWIPNQNQTKENQDENNSVKESRTKGYENCFHPDSNITWLIDWLRKEEEKALKSTRSDALEVVTSAVAKCMEDEDWQTITYDSVKSEVLAEATDGRFLPLRLLSDGVRNMLAMVADMAYRAAMLNPHLGKDAAKETPGIVLIDEIDLHLHPSWQRGVVEALHRTFPNIQFIATTHSPFIIQSLRLGDLINLDNEKNPLYYNRSIEDIADLVMGIDVPHKGQRFLRMKADAEKYLRLIEDAKNAKTFDSGYLREIEDQLNELETQLKMRYSDDAAYHAFLRMNRRAALSGQEVAK; from the coding sequence ATGAAAATTAACCGAATCATACTTGAGAACTTTAAATGCTTTGAAAACGAGGAGTTTGAACTTTCAGCCCCCTATACTTTAATTATTGGGGCTAACGGTAAAGGGAAGACAGCGATTCTGGATGCGATCGCTGTTGGGATTAGTGGTTTACTATCAGAGGTTAGTGAACCAGATTCGTTGCGTTCCTTAAAAGATCGCGACGTGCGTCTCAAATCATATAAAAAAGGTAGAAACATTGACATTCAGCCTCAATATCCGGCTTCAGTAAGCTGTGAAGGAATTTTTGCAGAACAAGAAATTACCTGGACGCAATCTTTGGCTGATACAGGGAATAAGCCTAGGACAGATAAAACCATAAAGACTTTATCTCAAAATCTCAATAAAATGATCTCTAATGGTCAAAATAGCCTTTTACCTCTCATCGTTTATTATGGAACAGATCGTCTCTGGATTCCCAACCAAAATCAAACAAAGGAAAATCAAGATGAGAATAATTCCGTAAAAGAATCCCGAACTAAAGGCTATGAAAATTGTTTCCATCCTGACTCAAATATAACCTGGTTAATTGATTGGCTGAGAAAGGAAGAAGAAAAAGCCTTAAAATCAACGCGGAGTGATGCTTTAGAAGTCGTGACCAGTGCTGTTGCCAAGTGTATGGAAGATGAAGACTGGCAGACCATTACTTATGATTCGGTGAAAAGTGAAGTATTGGCTGAGGCAACAGATGGGCGTTTCCTGCCACTACGACTTCTCAGTGATGGGGTGCGGAATATGTTAGCAATGGTTGCGGATATGGCTTATCGGGCGGCCATGTTGAATCCTCACTTAGGCAAGGATGCGGCTAAAGAAACACCGGGCATTGTATTAATTGATGAAATTGATTTACACCTGCATCCTAGTTGGCAGCGCGGTGTGGTGGAAGCATTACATCGTACCTTCCCAAATATTCAGTTTATCGCCACTACTCATTCACCATTTATTATCCAGTCTCTCCGGTTAGGAGACCTGATTAACTTGGATAATGAAAAAAATCCTCTTTATTATAACAGAAGTATTGAGGATATTGCGGATCTGGTGATGGGTATAGACGTACCACATAAGGGTCAGCGATTTTTACGGATGAAAGCAGATGCTGAAAAATACTTGCGGTTAATAGAAGATGCGAAAAATGCTAAAACATTTGACTCAGGATATCTAAGAGAAATTGAAGATCAACTAAATGAATTAGAAACGCAATTAAAAATGCGATACAGTGACGATGCTGCTTATCATGCTTTTCTCAGAATGAACCGGAGAGCAGCCCTATCTGGTCAGGAGGTAGCCAAATGA
- a CDS encoding DUF6516 family protein yields MLLASSAIVKIFNLDCGRRGMYEGFIRGNIDFPDNSFLYFREFVYTEISIDRKMYSYQYMNSQNDLIFRYDNTEHHRKLNLPTFPHHKHDGSEDNVIKSDAPFLAEVLNEVKKILG; encoded by the coding sequence ATGTTACTTGCATCATCGGCAATCGTCAAAATATTTAATCTAGACTGCGGTCGAAGAGGAATGTATGAAGGTTTCATTCGAGGAAACATTGATTTTCCAGATAATTCTTTCTTGTATTTCCGAGAATTTGTCTATACGGAAATATCCATCGATAGAAAAATGTATAGTTATCAATATATGAATTCACAGAACGACCTAATTTTTCGCTATGACAATACGGAACACCATCGCAAATTAAATCTTCCTACCTTTCCTCATCATAAACATGATGGCAGTGAGGATAATGTAATTAAATCAGATGCTCCTTTTTTAGCTGAGGTACTCAATGAGGTAAAAAAAATATTAGGATAG